Within the Opitutaceae bacterium genome, the region CGATGTAGCTCGTCGGGATGCTCTTCTTGCCTTCACCCTCCTTCTCGCGGTAAAAATCCTTCACGATCAGGACGCGGTCGATCTGGTTCTGGATCACGTCGTCCTGCAGGGCTTCGAGCTTGGAATTGAAATCCTCTTCGCTTCGCGCTTCGCGTTGGAGCTGGGGGATAAGCGGTGAAATCTCGCGGCGCACGTCATCGACCGTGATCGCCTTCTCCTCAGCGACGGCAACGATGCCGTTGGCAAAGCGCCAGTTGGACTCCTTATCGTTGGCGGGAGTCTGGGCCGAGGCCGTGATGCAGGCGAACACCGCAAACGCAGCGGTTTGAGCCAGGCGGACAGGGTGGAATAGCATCATGGATTGGGCAGGTTGTTCAGAAAGGCAATGATCTCTCGTAACCGTAGGAGCGGCTTGGGTGCGGTCAACCTCGGAAACCGGGTGCCAACCATGACAAAATCGTCGCGCTGGCCCGAGCTTCGAAGGCACTTAAGCCGCGAGGAATCCGTTTCGACGGATTGGATGCCCTTTTGTTCCGCCCGGATGCGGATTTCGGTGACCAGAAGCAGGGCCTTCACCGCGTCCCCAAACTTCCCAAACCGGTCGGTGAGGTCCGATTCTATCTCTCTGAGGGTCTTTGGGTTATCCGCCATTGCAAGTTTCCGATAGAAATCGAACCGCAGGCGGGTTTCGCCGATGTAGCTTGCCGGCAGGCTTGCGCGGATCGGTGCAACCTCGACGGCGCCGCTTTCCTCACGTTCGGCGTCCCGAATCGCGGTGTACCCGTCCTCATGCCGCCTCTTGGCGGCCTCGCCTGCAACGCCTTCGCCCAAGGTGACGAAATCCAGCTTCACGTTGGCCCGGATCGCCTGGGCCGTCTTCTCGCCTTTCAGGCGTGAGACGGATTGCCTAAGGAGTTGGCAATAGAGTTCAAACCCAACGCCCACAATGTGACCGCTTTGCTCCGCGCCCAGGAGATTGCCGGCCCCCCGCAACTCAAGATCGCGCATGGCGATCCGAAATCCGGCGCCAAGCTGGTTGTGGGAACGAAGCGCATTCAGGCGCTGGCGGGCCAGGTCAAGCATGCGCGTGTGCCGGTGGAGCAGCAGGTAGGCGTAGGCCTGGTGCTTGAAACGTCCCACCCGCCCGCGCAGTTGGTACAATTGGGAAAGTCCAAACCGATCCGCCCCTTCGATAATGATCGTGTTGCAGTTCGGGATATCGAGGCCGCTCTCAATGATCGTGGTGCACACCAGCATGTCGTATTCGCCGGCAACGAACTCGGTCATCCGCTGCTCCAGGTCCTTCTCATCCATCTGGCCGTGGCCGATCCCGATGCGCAGGTCGGGCATGAGTTCGCGCAGGCGCGCTGCAACCAGGTCAATGGTCTGTACCCGGTTGTGGAGATAAAACACCTGCCCGCCGCGCCTGAGTTCGTGTCGAACCGCCTCGACGACAAGCTTCTCGTCATAGGTCTTGACGATGGTCTGCACCGGCAACCGGTTCACGGGCGCCGTCTCGATCACGCTCATGTCCCGCGCTCCCGTCATCGCAAGATAAAGCGTACGCGGGATGGGGGTGGCGCTCATGGAAAGCACGTCCACGCTTGTGCGCAGTTGCTTGAAAGTTTCCTTGTGCTTCACGCCAAAGCGCTGCTCCTCGTCGATGACGACCAGGCCAAGCTCCTTGAAGGCGACGTCCTTGGCCAAGAGCCGGTGGGTGCCAATGAGGATGTCAACCTGCCCTGCTGCCGTGGCTGCCAGAATCTTCTGCTGTTCGGTGCGGCTGCGAAACCGGCTCACCATCTCGACGCTGACGGGGTACCCCGCCATGCGCTCGCGGAACGTGTTCAAGTGTTGTTGCGCCAGCACCGTCGTGGGGACCAACACGGCCACCTGCCTCCCGCCCTGCACCGCCTTGAAGGCGGCCCGGATCGCCACCTCGGTCTTGCCAAAACCCACGTCGCCGCAGATGAGGCGGTCCATGGGGCGCGTTCGCTCCATGTCAGCCTTCGTCTCCTCAATGGCTCGGAGCTGATCGCGCGTTTCCGGGTAGGGAAACGACGCTTCAAACTCTTTCTGCCAGGTATTGTCCTCGGGAAAGGCGAAGCCCGGTTGCGCCTCTCGCGCCGCCTGAATCCGAAGGAGCTCGGCCGCCAGGTCCAACGTGGAGCGTTCGGCGGATTGCCTGGTCTTCTCCCAGCGGTTCGAACCGATCCGCCCCAGCTGGGGCTTGGTCTTGCTGAGCCCGACATAGCGGCTGATCAGGTGCGACTCCTGGAGCGGGACGTGCAGGGTGACGTGGTTGTCGAACTCAAGCGAGATCACCTCGCGGTTCCCGCCCGCAAATTCCACCTTCGTGAGCCCGCGATAAAGCGCGATGCCGTGCTGGAGGTGCACCACGAAATCGCCCTCCACAAGTTCCGAGAAATCGAGCAGTTGGTCGATCTGCGCGCGCTGGGCCTGGGCCCTGCGGTTGCCGATTGGACGTCTCACCCGCTGGCGACCGAAGACCTCGGTTTCAGTGATGACGACGAGGCTGGAGGACTGGAGGATTGGAAGACTGGAAGACTGGAGGATTGGAGGATTGGGGTGCGGGTTTTGCGGCGCCGGGCGAGGCCCTGCGAGGCCCTCTTTAGGTTTGGTGATGCGCGCCGCGTTGTCGGATTCCCGCGAGGTGGAGGGGCGGAAGGGCTGAAGGGCCGAAGGATTGTGCGTATTGGGAAAACGGATACGGAAACCCTCGTTGAGGGCGCCGCGCAGGAAGAGGAGATCGGCGCCTTTCCATGAAGGGTGGTCGGCGAGAATCTCGCGCATGCGCTGCTCCTCGCCGTCCTTGGACGCCACGAAGAGGAAGGTAAATCCCTCTTTTTTCCAACGGGCCGCTGTCTTGAGGAAATCGGCGCGGGCCTCCTCCTCGGACACGAGGCGCTCCTGGGCGACCAGGCGTTCGTCGGGATAGCGCCTGTGGTGGGAGAGGCTCTCCGAATCCAGGGTCTCCTCCAGGGTGTCCTCGCTTGCGAAGAGGGTGGCTTCATCGAGGTCGCTCAGGAGCGTTGTCTGGGAGACGGACTCCCGAAGCGCATTGAAGCTTGCCGCCGGTTTTCCCTCCGAGGCGAGACGACTGAGCTCGCCTTCGAGTTTTACGGGCTCGACCAGCACGAGGTGGCACGACTCCGGGAGGTAATCGGAGAGCCCGGTCTTTGCGGGGTCGAGCTTGAGCCGCGGGGTCGCTGAAAGGGTCAAGGTTGGAACCGGCTCGCTTGAGCGCTGGGTGACCGGATCGTAGCTGCGGATGGATTCGATCTCATCGCCGAAGAAATCGATGCGGTACGGTGCGGTGGCCGTCACGGGATAGACGTCGATGATCCCTCCGCGGACCGCGTAGTGCCCCGGCGCTTCACAGACCGCCTCGCTGTCGTAGTCGAGGTCGTGGAGTTTCTGGAGCAGATCGGCGAACTTGTAGGTCTGTCCGATTTCCAGAGTGAGCTCGTGCCGAGCGTAGGCCTCCAGCGCAGGCACTTCCTGCACGAGTGCTCCCGGCGTGGCGACGATCATGAGCTTGCCAGGGACTGCCGTAGCCGGGCTCCGCTTTGCCTTCAAGCGGTTCAATACGGTAAGCCGGTCCGCCGAGGCGGCGAAGGCCTCGCGCATGTCCCCCGCATCGGGCATCGACTCCGGGAACACGAGGACCTCCAGGTTTGGCCTGCCTTTGGCGTGAATTTGGTAGAAGAGGGCGATGTCCTCGGCCA harbors:
- the mfd gene encoding transcription-repair coupling factor, whose product is MAPNSRPLEPYRPPLPTLHLTGICPPARGIMLAHLALQEDFNVAVAVVDTLKEADRLAEDIALFYQIHAKGRPNLEVLVFPESMPDAGDMREAFAASADRLTVLNRLKAKRSPATAVPGKLMIVATPGALVQEVPALEAYARHELTLEIGQTYKFADLLQKLHDLDYDSEAVCEAPGHYAVRGGIIDVYPVTATAPYRIDFFGDEIESIRSYDPVTQRSSEPVPTLTLSATPRLKLDPAKTGLSDYLPESCHLVLVEPVKLEGELSRLASEGKPAASFNALRESVSQTTLLSDLDEATLFASEDTLEETLDSESLSHHRRYPDERLVAQERLVSEEEARADFLKTAARWKKEGFTFLFVASKDGEEQRMREILADHPSWKGADLLFLRGALNEGFRIRFPNTHNPSALQPFRPSTSRESDNAARITKPKEGLAGPRPAPQNPHPNPPILQSSSLPILQSSSLVVITETEVFGRQRVRRPIGNRRAQAQRAQIDQLLDFSELVEGDFVVHLQHGIALYRGLTKVEFAGGNREVISLEFDNHVTLHVPLQESHLISRYVGLSKTKPQLGRIGSNRWEKTRQSAERSTLDLAAELLRIQAAREAQPGFAFPEDNTWQKEFEASFPYPETRDQLRAIEETKADMERTRPMDRLICGDVGFGKTEVAIRAAFKAVQGGRQVAVLVPTTVLAQQHLNTFRERMAGYPVSVEMVSRFRSRTEQQKILAATAAGQVDILIGTHRLLAKDVAFKELGLVVIDEEQRFGVKHKETFKQLRTSVDVLSMSATPIPRTLYLAMTGARDMSVIETAPVNRLPVQTIVKTYDEKLVVEAVRHELRRGGQVFYLHNRVQTIDLVAARLRELMPDLRIGIGHGQMDEKDLEQRMTEFVAGEYDMLVCTTIIESGLDIPNCNTIIIEGADRFGLSQLYQLRGRVGRFKHQAYAYLLLHRHTRMLDLARQRLNALRSHNQLGAGFRIAMRDLELRGAGNLLGAEQSGHIVGVGFELYCQLLRQSVSRLKGEKTAQAIRANVKLDFVTLGEGVAGEAAKRRHEDGYTAIRDAEREESGAVEVAPIRASLPASYIGETRLRFDFYRKLAMADNPKTLREIESDLTDRFGKFGDAVKALLLVTEIRIRAEQKGIQSVETDSSRLKCLRSSGQRDDFVMVGTRFPRLTAPKPLLRLREIIAFLNNLPNP